Proteins found in one Aethina tumida isolate Nest 87 chromosome 1, icAetTumi1.1, whole genome shotgun sequence genomic segment:
- the LOC126264599 gene encoding katanin p60 ATPase-containing subunit A-like 2: MAEISSARKHSLIEKVKKDGQERKRIILHLILGYLKDNGFQKSVESIKQEACIGQMYEVCENVDLDIILQEYQSYYFTKFQRSPKIIKKQETEEHTRPERMKKRSSLTISRKESVKQNNLGNGAPVFPVEVLHLSPDEKSYSETPIVEQIPPQFSLSEIYSGEWKEFAEAIQKEIITETSCTFADCIGLDNAIECVKEATVYPLQYPELFQNMQESWNGVLLYGPPGTGKTLLAKAVASETNCTFINLTNSAFISKWRGESEKMLKVLFEMAKYYAPTVIFIDELDSVIAEGSHEASKRFKCEMLVQMDGITKTTHPIFVLATTNHPWALEKATLRRFEKKIFIDLPNERNRNKLFSYYLKKYGGNLTKEEIDALSKKTIRFTGHDIKTLCKEARMSIIREQIKNKSSTNQISFDAMKNSLIKIKCGTSEEDIKKYRDWSKEFGST; this comes from the coding sequence atggcAGAGATTAGTTCAGCTCGGAAGCACAGTTTGATAGAAAAAGTGAAAAAGGACGGTCAAGAGCGCAAAAGAATTATTCTTCATCTAATCCTGGGTTACCTTAAAGACAATGGCTTTCAAAAATCTGTGGAGAGTATTAAACAAGAAGCATGTATTGGACAAATGTACGAGGTTTGTGAGAACGTCGATTTAGATATAATATTACAGGAATATCAAAGTtattatttcaccaaattcCAAAGATCAcccaaaatcattaaaaaacaagaaactGAAGAACACACCAGACCTGAGCGAATGAAAAAGAGAAGTTCCTTGACTATAAGCAGGAAAGAGTCTGTAAAGCAAAATAATCTTGGGAATGGAGCTCCAGTTTTCCCCGTTGAAGTTCTACACCTGTCACCAGATGAAAAGTCTTATTCAGAAACGCCAATTGTAGAACAAATTCCACCGCAATTTTCTTTATCCGAAATTTACTCAGGAGAATGGAAGGAATTCGCTGAAGCAATCCAAAAAGAAATCATAACAGAAACATCGTGTACATTTGCGGATTGTATTGGTTTGGACAACGCAATCGAATGCGTCAAAGAAGCAACCGTTTATCCATTGCAATATCCAGAACTATTTCAGAATATGCAAGAATCGTGGAACGGGGTGCTGCTATATGGCCCGCCTGGAACGGGGAAAACGTTACTGGCCAAAGCAGTGGCTTCTGAAACCAACTGCACCTTTATAAATCTCACAAACAGCGCCTTCATCAGCAAATGGCGTGGAGAATCCGAAAAAATGCTAAAGGTTTTATTCGAGATGGCCAAATATTACGCTCCCACTGTGATATTCATTGACGAATTGGATTCAGTTATAGCAGAAGGCAGTCATGAGGCTTCTAAACGgtttaaatgtgaaatgttGGTGCAAATGGATGGGATTACAAAAACTACTCATCCCATATTCGTCTTGGCAACAACAAATCATCCATGGGCACTGGAAAAAGCCACATTAAGAAGatttgaaaagaaaatttttatcgaTTTGCCGAACGAGAGAAACAGAAATAAGTTATTCTCATactatctaaaaaaatatggaggAAATCTCACTAAAGAGGAAATAGATGCATTAAGTAAAAAGACCATTCGTTTCACTGGACATGACATCAAGACTTTGTGCAAAGAAGCTAGAATGAGCATCATTagagaacaaattaaaaataaatcttctaCGAATCAGATCAGTTTCGACGCGATGAAAAATtcactgattaaaattaagtgtGGAACTTCAGAAgaagacataaaaaaatacaggGATTGGAGTAAGGAATTCGGATCTACTTAA
- the LOC109601793 gene encoding N-terminal kinase-like protein, whose translation MWSFFSRDPSKDFNFEIGEQIGGLHEKSVWSLHKGKKKGSNEEVSVFVFDIKNCSESQLEIAKSSIKRLKTLRHPSVLTYLDSLETDKFLYLATEYVETLANHLDKLPLEKPQKELYVAWGIFQITRALSFLNNDGNLRHNNVNIWSVFVNVSGEWKLGGVEYISSAQDNSITIYKCLPSLDLYDPPEKNDNNKQRMATKCSADMWGLGCLIWEVFNGPAQSQGSFKMLDKIPKQLGPLYYELVGTNPSSRPNPADIITRCRKFGGYFKNDLVDTLLFLEEIQIKDKNEKNRFFSNLTPHLDNFPDNVCKHKILPQLITAFEYGDAGSAVLAPMFKLGRLLDEAEYQKKIVPCVVKLFGSNDRATRSRLLQQLEYFIGHLQSATVNDQIFPQVAHGFMDTNPTIREQTVKSVIHLAPKLNYNNLNIEVLRHFARLQSKDDQGGIRTNTTVCLGKIAQHLHPQMRQKVLISAFIRAMRDPFPPARNAGVLALAATQQYYLLSEVSTRILPVLCHLTMDPEKSVRDSVFRTIKGFLGKLEKVSEDPSLRESMEADVNTATPSLSNAAATWAGWAVTAVTAKFYRSQSDTVKSMNPMANKMLSKPGSLEQPSSSSISTTTSSVTSMTSLEHEDGSRGNDSVSDYDYDHWGDNDNWGDMETGGQAVSTSGSNSGGGAGHCSDPTSPPSGSGGTARITDGWDNEEWGSLEEEPEVEADMTSPSEAWSPTDSTPIISVDRNNENHNWSQSNTNAPSTNKWEDSEFEPLEENPGGGTNPKLEEARKKREERKLMRQKELEARRASRGPASGPMKLGTKKL comes from the exons ATGTGGTCGTTTTTTTCTCGCGATCCGTCGAAAGATTTCAATTTCGAAATTGGAGAACAAATAGGCGGGCTGCATGAAAAAAGCGTTTGGTCCTTGCACAAAGGCAAAAAGAAG GGCTCAAATGAAGAGGTGTCAGTTTtcgtttttgatattaaaaactgtAGTGAGTCTCAATTGGAGATTGCCAAGTCCTCTATTAAGAGGTTAAAAACATTACGGCATCCAAGtgttttaacttatttagatAGTTTAGAgactgataaatttttatatttagctaCTGAATATGTTGAAACTTTAGCCAATCACTTGGATAAACTTCCTTTGGAAAAGCCACAAAAGGAATTATATGTGGCATGGGGTATATTTCAGATTACG AGAGcattgtcatttttaaataatgatggtAACTTGAGGCATAACAATGTGAACATTTGGTCAGTATTTGTAAATGTTTCTGGGGAGTGGAAACTAGGTGGTGTTGAATATATTTCGAGTGCCCAAGATAATTCcattacaatttacaaatgtTTGCCTAGTTTAGATTTATATGATCCACCTGagaaaaatgacaataataaacaaagaatGGCCACAAAATG tTCGGCAGACATGTGGGGCTTGGGATGTCTTATTTGGGAAGTTTTTAATGGACCAGCTCAATCGCAAggatcatttaaaatgttggatAAA ATTCCAAAACAATTAGGGCCCCTCTACTATGAACTTGTTGGCACGAATCCATCATCAAGACCAAACCCAGCTGACATTATAACCCGTTGTCGAAAATTTGGCGGCTACTTCAAGAATGACCTGGTGGACACGCTGCTCTTTCTTGAGGAAATTCAGATTAAGGACAAGAACGAgaaaaacagatttttttctaatctCACACCGCATCTGGATAATTTTCCAGACAATGTGtgcaaacataaaattttgccCCAGCTCATCACTGCTTTCGAGTATGGCGATGCCGGTAGTGCCGTTCTAGCTCCCATGTTTAAG TTGGGTAGATTGCTGGATGAAGCAGAATACCAGAAGAAAATTGTACCTtgtgttgtaaaattatttggaaGTAATGATAGGGCTACCAGATCTAGACTTCTTCAGCAGCTCGAGTATTTTATTGGTCATCTACAGTCAGCAACTGTCAATGATCAGATATTTCCTCAGGTGGCACATGGTTTTATGGACACCAATCCCACAATAAGAGAACAAACTGTCAAG tcTGTCATACATCTGGCTCCAAAACTCAATTACAACAACTTGAATATAGAGGTTTTAAGGCACTTTGCCAGATTGCAGTCGAAGGATGACCAAGGTGGTATTAGGACTAATACTACTGTTTGTTTGGGGAAGATTGCACAACATTTACATCCACAGATGCGACAAAAAGTTTTGATATCGGCTTTCATTCGGGCTATGCGCGATCCTTTTCCTCCTGCAAGGAATGCTG GTGTTCTGGCACTAGCTGCCACTCAACAGTATTATTTGTTGAGTGAGGTATCTACAAGAATTTTGCCAGTATTGTGCCATTTGACTATGGATCCTGAGAAAAGTGTTAGAGATTCCGTATTTAGAACTATAAAGGGTTTCTTAGGAAAACTGGAGAAGGTTTCCGAGGATCCCAGCTTGAGGGAAAGTATGG AAGCGGATGTAAATACGGCGACACCTAGTTTGAGTAACGCAGCCGCCACATGGGCAGGTTGGGCAGTAACTGCAGTCACTGCGAAATTTTACAGAAGCCAATCGGACACTGTGAAATCAATGAATCCAATGGCCAATAAAATGCTCAGCAAACCAGGATCATTAG AGCAACCGTCAAGTAGTAGCATATCAACAACAACTTCAAGTGTGACGTCGATGACATCATTGGAACACGAGGACGGAAGTCGTGGAAACGATTCCGTTTCTGATTACGATTATGATCATTGGGGTGATAATGATAATTGGGGTGATATGGAG ACGGGTGGACAAGCTGTTAGTACCAGTGGAAGCAATAGCGGCGGTGGAGCAGGTCACTGTAGCGATCCTACTAGTCCTCCATCTGGATCTGGCGGAACAGCTAGGATTACAGATGGTTGGGATAATGAAGAGTGGGGCAGTTTAGAGGAAGAACCA gagGTTGAGGCAGATATGACATCACCATCGGAAGCATGGAGTCCAACAGATTCTACGCCAATCATTTCAGTGGATAGAAATAATGAAAACCATAACTGGAGTCAAAGCAATACTAATGCACCATCTACCAATAAATGGGAAGACTCTGAATTTGAACCGCTAGAAGAAAATCCTGGAG GCGGAACTAATCCGAAATTGGAGGAAGCTAGGAAAAAACGGGAGGAGCGAAAATTAATGAGGCAAAAGGAACTAGAGGCAAGGCGTGCAAGTAGAGGTCCAGCTAGTGGTCCTATGAAACTGGGCACAAAGAAACTGTAA